One stretch of Arachis hypogaea cultivar Tifrunner chromosome 20, arahy.Tifrunner.gnm2.J5K5, whole genome shotgun sequence DNA includes these proteins:
- the LOC114926106 gene encoding zinc finger BED domain-containing protein DAYSLEEPER-like, whose amino-acid sequence MNMMIFVVVVLDPRYKIKFVEWSFQMLFEKEDADFLCGKVKEVFNDLFNSYRVALNSDQAHQSAQHSQDVDMDDSAFDDVCFAAAFENDVQASESVNTNEVDLYLMESLEKPVDPSSFDILTWWKVSSNNYKYPVLSQIARDILAMPVSTVASEFALALESSDTSARIFSEIIEISDDDNEDPEEYPDVIEISSSDNDS is encoded by the exons atgaatatgatgatttttgttgTTGTGGTACTTGACCCTAGATACAAGATTAAGTTTGTTGAATGGAGTTTTCAAATGTTGTTTGAGAAGGAGGATGCTGATTTCTTATGTGGTAAAGTGAAGGAAGTATTCAATGACTTGTTTAACAGCTATAGGGTTGCTCTTAATAGTGATCAAGCACACCAATCTGCACAACACAGCCAAGATGTGGATATGGATGATAGTGCCTTTGATGATGTTTGCTTTGCAGCAGCATTTGAAAATGATGTGCAAGCAAGTGAGAGTGTCAACACAAATGAAGTGGATTTATATCTCATGGAGTCCTTGGAGAAACCAGTTGATCCAAGTAGTTTTGATATTTTAACTTGGTGGAAAGTGAGCTCTAACAATTACAAATATCCTGTTCTAAGTCAAATTGCGAGGGATATTCTAGCTATGCCGGTGTCAACGGTTGCTTCTGAATTCGCTTTAGCACTGGAG AGTAGTGATACTAGTGCCAGGATTTTTTCTGAGATTATTGAGATCTCTGACGACGATAACGAGGATCCAGAGGAGTATCCTGATGTGATCGAGATTTCTTCCTCTGATAATGACAGTTGA
- the LOC112785365 gene encoding uncharacterized protein: MHIQISVPNLLSLTHLFVILTLCASYKENLDDSSKIFTNYNRAAEIEKHCSSYLSLASKLSPDANRGNRIKRELSFTYGDWEQENGHTTLMPFDQSNGFEHSLALKLVSFKVMDTSSIQHFENTVSLGGIMSIGISGQGSYFPTKSSSSFTMRPGLSLLRIAFEGVYLQSNDHENGKEHLMCLLGNTTLPIPEPFNYDWNDMFLDYSLLQDEQILLVLRYPQTFNLTRRSIRGEMRSLHQEGSLAYFDNVHISSQLNRHAVYQFSSESKSRSCDPYPYELDFAAYGANSFNNGSDFCSFLQKVAQRPFYLFGVENFRLLFQYLICEEETDSNNVQSARVSAVLRAFPASMSLDTVKSRTGLSNQTLSAEGSWNSLTGKLCMIGCHGVVDPGLNSKECNYQISFHFPSILSIKQRSLMLGTIHSNSNNDESNIFFPFLHSLRRPTYLKGLGLHNTPYYNYSKVELAAAIKSKNQHSKLFTLFKKLFFKYPTLVDGDDINRLSNKLNVHVNAIRHQSSNKHDRVYMQMEVLSLGTSHQHERKNLFGNPLLNISLHLTLSEGYWDENADSYPFFLEGVYDPLEGDMHLIGCRMFSQGIDCLMEVKVQYPSESIRWLKNPSVEMIITSQRSEEDLQHFKPITLRTQMIQYNEHQQDYEFRKILEGVLRLLISLAGAGIIWSQLIYMNADEDQTPYMSLGTLYILIFGYGAELIRASEIFFESKESASIRTWPYQLQNYQRVLMESMETLTKLLVLASLLLTINQYRKVSDAKNKPNAYGTNKSKPLRRISDASRRYLRIFICICLILSCLGGDLNLRYAFVILPATIVREYIWLTLKMQELFLLPQIFENKLWSNQVKPLRKTYYFGLTFLRLVIFFYDYIRDPVWDPFNNYNDGGGGINNQVGSDLLSFCLIMLSSPLVMIGLAFVVYIQQSWNYLKPRNA, translated from the coding sequence ATGCATATCCAAATTTCAGTTCCAAATCTTCTTTCCCTCACACACCTCTTTGTGATCCTAACTCTATGTGCCTCCTACAAAGAAAACTTAGATGACTCTTCAAAAATTTTCACCAACTATAACCGTGCTGCTGAAATAGAAAAACATTGCAGTTCATATCTATCTTTGGCATCTAAGTTAAGCCCTGATGCCAATAGAGGTAACAGAATCAAGAGAGAACTCTCATTCACCTATGGAGATTGGGAGCAGGAGAATGGACATACAACCTTGATGCCCTTCGACCAAAGCAATGGTTTCGAGCACAGTTTAGCCTTAAAACTAGTTTCTTTCAAAGTGATGGACACAAGTTCAATTCAGCACTTTGAAAATACAGTTAGTCTTGGAGGGATCATGTCCATAGGAATATCTGGTCAAGGTTCATATTTTCCAactaaatcttcttcttctttcacaaTGAGGCCTGGCTTATCTCTTCTCAGAATTGCTTTTGAAGGTGTATACTTACAAAGCAATGATCATGAGAATGGGAAAGAGCATTTGATGTGTCTCTTGGGAAACACAACTTTACCTATACCAGAACCATTCAATTATGATTGGAATGACATGTTTCTTGATTATAGTCTCTTACAAGATGAGCAGATTCTACTTGTTCTTCGCTACCCTCAAACCTTCAACTTGACAAGAAGGTCCATAAGAGGCGAAATGCGAAGTTTACACCAGGAAGGAAGCTTGGCATACTTTGATAATGTTCATATTTCTTCTCAATTGAATCGCCATGCTGTCTATCAATTCAGCTCTGAATCAAAGTCTAGATCTTGTGATCCGTATCCATACGAGCTAGACTTTGCAGCATATGGGGCTAATTCATTCAATAATGGTTCTGATTTTTGCAGTTTTCTTCAGAAAGTTGCACAACGACCTTTTTACCTTTTTGGAGTTGAAAACTTTAGGCTACTTTTTCAGTACCTTATCTGTGAGGAAGAAACAGATAGCAACAATGTCCAAAGTGCAAGAGTTTCTGCAGTTCTAAGAGCATTTCCAGCATCCATGTCTTTAGATACAGTGAAATCAAGAACAGGCCTCTCAAACCAAACTCTATCTGCAGAAGGATCATGGAATTCCTTAACAGGAAAACTCTGCATGATTGGATGTCATGGAGTGGTTGATCCAGGGTTAAACTCAAAGGAATGCAACTATCAGATATCTTTTCACTTCCCAAGTATCCTCTCTATCAAGCAGAGGAGTCTTATGCTTGGTACGATACATAGTAATAGCAACAATGATGAATCAAacatcttctttcctttcttgcaTTCGCTAAGGCGTCCCACCTATCTCAAGGGCCTTGGCTTGCATAACACTCCATACTATAATTACTCAAAGGTTGAGCTTGCTGCTGCAATCAAAAGCAAGAATCAACACTCAAAGTTGTTCACCCTTTTCAAGAAATTGTTCTTCAAGTATCCAACTCTTGTAGATGGAGATGATATAAATCGCCTCTCCAATAAGCTCAATGTCCATGTGAATGCGATTCGTCATCAATCCTCAAACAAGCATGATAGGGTCTATATGCAGATGGAAGTTCTTTCACTTGGTACTTCGCATCAACATGAAAGAAAGAACCTCTTTGGCAATCCTCTTCTTAACATCTCattgcatctcactttatctgaAGGGTATTGGGATGAAAATGCAGATAGTTACCCCTTTTTCTTGGAAGGTGTATATGATCCCTTAGAAGGTGATATGCATCTAATTGGTTGCAGAATGTTTTCACAGGGCATAGATTGTTTGATGGAAGTTAAGGTTCAGTATCCATCTGAATCGATACGATGGCTGAAGAATCCTTCAGTTGAAATGATCATCACTAGCCAAAGGAGTGAAGAAGACCTGCAACATTTCAAGCCTATCACTCTCAGAACTCAAATGATTCAATACAATGAGCATCAACAAGACTATGAATTTAGGAAAATCCTTGAAGGTGTTCTAAGGCTTCTGATTTCCCTTGCAGGAGCAGGCATAATTTGGAGCCAACTAATCTACATGAATGCAGATGAAGACCAGACTCCTTATATGTCTCTTGGCACACTCTATATATTGATATTTGGTTATGGTGCAGAGTTGATAAGGGCCAGTGAAATTTTCTTTGAATCAAAAGAATCTGCTTCCATTAGAACTTGGCCTTATCAACTTCAAAACTATCAAAGAGTCTTGATGGAATCGATGGAGACCTTAACAAAACTTCTAGTGTTGGCTTCTTTGCTGCTTACAATAAATCAATACAGAAAGGTGTCAGATGCTAAGAACAAGCCAAATGCTTATGGGACTAACAAGTCAAAACCCCTCCGACGAATTAGTGATGCCAGTCGAAGGTATTTGAGGATTTTCATTTGTATCTGTTTGATTCTTTCGTGTCTTGGAGGGGACTTAAACTTGAGGTATGCTTTTGTGATTCTACCTGCAACCATAGTGAGAGAATATATATGGTTGACTCTGAAGATGCAAGAATTGTTTTTGTTGCCTCAAATATTTGAGAACAAACTGTGGAGTAATCAAGTGAAGCCATTGAGGAAAACATATTATTTTGGACTCACATTTCTGAGGCTGGTTATATTCTTCTATGATTACATCAGAGATCCTGTTTGGGATCCATTCAACAATTataatgatggtggtggtggaatCAACAACCAAGTGGGTTCAGATTTGCTTTCCTTTTGTTTGATCATGTTAAGCAGTCCACTTGTTATGATTGGATTAGCTTTTGTGGTCTACATTCAACAGAGCTGGAACTATCTCAAGCCAAGAAATGCTTGA